From Roseburia hominis, the proteins below share one genomic window:
- a CDS encoding CBO2463/CBO2479 domain-containing protein: MQYGDKIIYMEGVIVEIHDGCVGIDLKGRLGYLKIPMRMLITDYPLKVGQEVGWNMSFIEQLGPESNEKYVSNLEKTRRLKSGQDSC, encoded by the coding sequence ATGCAGTACGGAGATAAGATTATTTATATGGAAGGCGTGATCGTAGAGATCCATGACGGCTGCGTAGGAATTGATCTGAAAGGCCGTTTGGGGTATCTTAAGATACCCATGCGGATGCTGATCACAGATTATCCGCTTAAGGTGGGCCAGGAGGTCGGCTGGAACATGAGCTTTATCGAGCAGCTTGGCCCCGAGAGCAATGAGAAATACGTAAGTAATCTGGAAAAGACGAGAAGGCTTAAGTCCGGACAGGATTCCTGTTAA
- the prdA gene encoding D-proline reductase (dithiol) proprotein PrdA translates to MSITAETAKEHAKDPAVLCCRAEGGITIQVANLEDPAIFDDLVDSGLLNLDGALAIEQVLGAKLVKTCDSLTPLTVDLVEGAKVAEAEQEREEASAETPAEAAPAEPARTMPVVSGCQAYLSERPVDVHLGGVLKIHIGEGKDIDIEMPMGFNSGVAGVEMPAQTAADAVAAPEAKEQEPKFIRSVTRKHYQITEVKRGPETKIEGTTLYIREGIEAEAIESQKLVHNLKIDIITPEKYHTYSETIMDVQPIAAKEGDDEIGSGTTRVLDGVIMMVTGTDDNGVQIGEFGSSEGYLDENIMWNRPGAPDKGEIFIKTEVTIEAGTNMERPGPLAAHSATDVITQEIREALKKLDDESLVVDTETFEQYRRPGKKKVVIVKEIMGQGAMHDNLILPVEPVGVLGAKPNVDLGNVPVMVSPLEVLDGCIHALTCIGPASKEMSRHYWREPLVKEVLNDEEVDLCGVIFVGSPQINAEKFYVSKRVGMMVEALDVDGAFVTTEGFGNNHIDFASHIEQIGMRGISVVGMSFCAVQGALVVGNKYMTHMIDNNKSESGIENEVLACNTLCKEDAVRALAMLKAAMAGEEVKKPERKWNPNVKSTNVELISKDMDTTLELVANEQSLPMSQKRKEKYD, encoded by the coding sequence ATGTCAATTACGGCTGAGACAGCGAAAGAACACGCAAAAGACCCGGCAGTGCTTTGCTGCCGTGCGGAAGGCGGGATCACGATTCAGGTAGCGAACCTGGAGGATCCGGCAATTTTTGATGATCTGGTAGATTCCGGACTTTTGAATCTGGACGGCGCTCTTGCGATTGAGCAGGTTCTGGGTGCTAAGCTGGTAAAGACCTGTGATTCTCTGACTCCGCTGACCGTTGACCTGGTAGAGGGAGCAAAAGTGGCAGAAGCAGAGCAGGAACGAGAAGAAGCTTCGGCAGAGACGCCCGCAGAAGCAGCGCCGGCAGAACCGGCAAGAACGATGCCGGTAGTTTCCGGCTGCCAAGCATACCTAAGTGAACGTCCGGTGGACGTTCATCTCGGTGGAGTACTTAAGATTCATATTGGAGAGGGCAAAGATATTGATATCGAGATGCCCATGGGTTTTAACAGCGGTGTTGCCGGGGTAGAGATGCCTGCGCAGACGGCAGCAGATGCCGTGGCAGCACCGGAAGCAAAGGAGCAGGAGCCGAAGTTTATCCGCAGCGTGACAAGAAAGCATTATCAGATTACCGAGGTAAAACGTGGACCGGAGACGAAGATCGAAGGAACGACGCTCTATATCCGTGAGGGAATCGAGGCGGAGGCAATCGAGTCCCAGAAGCTGGTTCACAATCTGAAAATTGATATCATCACACCCGAGAAGTACCACACCTATTCTGAGACGATCATGGATGTACAGCCGATCGCAGCCAAGGAAGGGGATGACGAGATCGGAAGCGGTACCACGAGAGTTCTTGATGGCGTCATCATGATGGTGACCGGAACCGACGATAACGGAGTACAGATCGGCGAGTTCGGTTCTTCCGAGGGATATCTGGACGAGAACATCATGTGGAATCGCCCGGGCGCACCGGATAAGGGCGAGATCTTCATCAAAACAGAAGTGACTATCGAAGCGGGAACCAACATGGAAAGACCGGGACCGCTTGCTGCACATTCTGCAACAGATGTGATCACCCAGGAGATCCGTGAAGCACTTAAGAAACTGGATGATGAAAGCCTGGTAGTGGATACGGAGACGTTTGAACAGTACAGAAGACCGGGTAAGAAGAAAGTGGTCATCGTAAAAGAGATCATGGGACAGGGCGCGATGCATGACAACCTGATCCTTCCGGTAGAGCCGGTAGGCGTGCTGGGCGCAAAACCGAACGTAGATTTAGGAAATGTTCCGGTCATGGTTTCTCCGTTGGAGGTTCTTGACGGCTGTATCCATGCGCTGACCTGTATCGGACCGGCGTCCAAGGAGATGTCCAGACATTACTGGAGAGAGCCTCTGGTAAAAGAAGTGTTAAATGACGAAGAAGTGGACCTTTGCGGCGTGATTTTTGTGGGAAGCCCGCAGATCAATGCGGAGAAATTCTATGTATCCAAACGTGTGGGAATGATGGTGGAGGCGCTGGATGTGGACGGTGCATTCGTGACCACCGAGGGATTTGGAAATAACCACATCGATTTCGCGAGCCATATCGAGCAGATTGGTATGAGAGGAATTTCCGTAGTAGGAATGTCCTTCTGTGCGGTACAGGGTGCGCTGGTAGTGGGCAATAAGTATATGACTCACATGATCGATAACAATAAATCAGAGTCCGGTATTGAAAATGAAGTTCTGGCATGTAATACGCTCTGCAAAGAGGACGCAGTACGTGCACTTGCGATGCTGAAAGCGGCGATGGCAGGCGAAGAGGTGAAGAAGCCGGAGAGAAAATGGAATCCGAATGTGAAGTCCACCAATGTGGAACTGATCTCAAAGGATATGGATACGACTCTGGAACTGGTTGCCAATGAGCAGTCACTGCCGATGAGCCAGAAGAGGAAAGAAAAATACGACTAA
- the prdC gene encoding proline reductase-associated electron transfer protein PrdC, producing MGNLQILLRQHVGAPCEAVVKEGDRVEKGTLIARPTGLGANIFSSAYGEVVSVQDDRIVIRPDEEQPETFVPIPEGTKLEMVKAAGVVGMGGAGFPTGVKLGTDLAGGYILINAAECEPGLVHNIRQLEEDAPKVIRGVKHSMEITNASKAIFAIKKKNEKAVARLRELLKEEENITIHLLPDIYPMGEERAVVRECLGVELGTTQLPSAAGAVVCNVETLARVSEAIDERKPCYSKNLTVVGKLNGGNAPHVFMDVPVGTSVEELIERAGGIDGVYGEIIMGGPFTGRATGKEEPITKTTGGIIVTIDLPDLHGAKVGLLVCACGGSEERMRDICAKMNGQVVSVARCKQAIENKPGAPLKCERPGNCPGQAKNNIQFRKDGCEYIIIGNCSDCSNTVMGSAPKMGLKVFHQTDHVMRTIGHPLYRYLRVSKQVEQLPDGK from the coding sequence ATGGGAAACTTACAAATTTTATTGCGTCAGCATGTAGGTGCACCCTGTGAGGCAGTTGTAAAAGAGGGCGACAGAGTAGAAAAAGGAACTTTGATCGCAAGACCCACCGGGCTGGGAGCGAATATATTTTCCAGTGCATATGGCGAGGTCGTGTCTGTACAGGATGACCGAATTGTGATCAGACCGGATGAAGAGCAGCCGGAGACCTTTGTTCCGATTCCGGAAGGAACGAAACTGGAGATGGTAAAAGCGGCCGGAGTTGTCGGAATGGGCGGCGCCGGATTCCCCACGGGCGTGAAGTTGGGAACGGACCTCGCCGGCGGTTATATTTTGATCAACGCCGCAGAGTGTGAGCCGGGGCTTGTGCATAATATCCGCCAGTTGGAAGAGGATGCGCCGAAGGTGATCCGCGGTGTCAAACATAGTATGGAGATCACGAATGCGTCAAAAGCCATATTTGCAATTAAGAAGAAGAATGAGAAAGCAGTTGCCCGTCTGCGGGAATTGTTGAAGGAAGAAGAGAATATTACGATTCATTTGCTGCCGGATATCTATCCTATGGGGGAGGAACGTGCGGTAGTACGTGAATGTCTGGGTGTTGAACTTGGCACGACGCAGCTCCCGTCTGCGGCGGGTGCGGTCGTCTGCAATGTAGAGACTTTGGCGAGAGTTTCCGAGGCGATTGATGAGAGGAAGCCTTGCTACTCCAAGAATCTGACGGTAGTCGGAAAGCTGAATGGTGGAAACGCTCCCCATGTATTCATGGACGTTCCTGTGGGGACAAGCGTGGAAGAACTCATCGAGAGAGCAGGCGGTATTGACGGCGTCTACGGTGAGATCATCATGGGCGGTCCATTTACCGGGAGAGCGACCGGTAAGGAAGAGCCGATCACCAAGACGACGGGCGGAATTATCGTGACGATCGATCTGCCGGATCTGCATGGGGCGAAGGTAGGGCTTTTGGTCTGTGCGTGCGGTGGAAGTGAGGAGCGTATGCGTGACATCTGCGCGAAGATGAACGGCCAGGTGGTATCGGTAGCGCGGTGCAAGCAGGCGATCGAGAACAAACCGGGAGCGCCGCTCAAATGTGAAAGACCGGGGAATTGCCCGGGACAGGCGAAGAACAACATTCAGTTCAGGAAAGACGGATGTGAGTATATCATTATCGGAAACTGTTCGGATTGCTCCAATACGGTCATGGGTTCTGCACCGAAGATGGGACTTAAGGTATTCCACCAGACAGACCATGTGATGCGGACGATCGGCCACCCGCTTTACCGGTATCTGCGGGTATCCAAGCAGGTGGAGCAGCTTCCCGATGGAAAATAG
- the prdB gene encoding D-proline reductase (dithiol) protein PrdB encodes MSLTVVKRLQSEIYVPITPPPVWAPVKKELKDMTIALATAAGVHHKDQERFNLAGDFTWRKITDTMPSNELMVSHGGYDNSDVNKDINCMFPIDRIHELAKEGFIKACAPVHAGFMGGGGNQEKFKGETGPAIAEMFVQEGVDAVILTAGUGTCHRSAVLVQRAIEAAGIPTIIIAALPPVVRQTGSPRAVAPLVPMGANAGQPGNVEMQTGIVKATLEALVSIESAGKVVSLPFEYVAKV; translated from the coding sequence ATGAGTTTAACAGTAGTAAAAAGGCTGCAGTCGGAAATCTATGTTCCGATCACTCCGCCGCCCGTATGGGCTCCCGTGAAAAAAGAGTTAAAGGACATGACGATCGCACTGGCTACCGCCGCAGGCGTACACCACAAGGATCAGGAGAGGTTCAACCTGGCAGGCGATTTTACATGGAGAAAGATTACGGATACCATGCCGTCAAACGAATTGATGGTGTCTCATGGTGGATATGACAACAGTGATGTCAACAAGGATATCAACTGTATGTTCCCGATCGACAGAATTCATGAGCTGGCAAAAGAAGGATTTATCAAAGCCTGTGCACCGGTACATGCCGGATTCATGGGCGGCGGCGGAAATCAGGAGAAATTTAAAGGCGAGACCGGACCTGCTATCGCGGAGATGTTCGTGCAGGAGGGTGTAGATGCAGTCATCCTTACCGCCGGCTGAGGCACCTGCCACCGCTCTGCAGTTCTGGTGCAGAGAGCGATCGAGGCGGCCGGAATCCCGACCATTATCATTGCCGCGCTTCCGCCGGTAGTACGTCAGACCGGTTCCCCGCGTGCTGTGGCTCCGCTGGTTCCCATGGGGGCAAATGCCGGACAGCCAGGCAACGTGGAGATGCAGACGGGCATCGTGAAAGCGACGCTGGAGGCTCTGGTGAGCATTGAGTCTGCCGGAAAGGTTGTTTCACTTCCGTTCGAGTATGTTGCGAAAGTATAA